The Mesorhizobium sp. AR02 genomic interval CCTCCGACGACAGCTACAAGGCCTGGACGGCGACCTACCAGTGGGAAAACATCTACGGTCATGACGTGCTCTATGGCGGGCCGCTGTTCATGCACCAGTTCTCGCATGCCTGGATCGATTTCGCCGGCATCCGCGACGCCTTCATGCGCGAGAAGAATTCCGACTATTTCGAAAACAGCCGCCGCTCGACCTACCTCCAACGCGACTATGCCCGCCACAACCCCTATGGCTTTGACGGCTATGGCGCGAACCTTTGGGGCCTTTCGGCAGGAGACGGACCAGGCGGCTTCCGCGCCAGTGTCGAGCGACGGCGGCACCGGTTTTCCGGCTATGCCGCGCGCGGCGCTCCCTTCGGGCCGGATGACGGGACGATCGCGCCATGGTCCTATCCGGCGTCGCTGCCCTTCGCCCCCGATATCTGCCTCGCCGCCATACGCCATCTCGGTGACCGCTATCCCCAGGTGATCGACAATTTCCGGCTGCCGAGCGGCTTCAATCCGACCTTGGCCAACCGGCGAAAATTCGGCCGCAACGGCTGGGTGTCGGAAGGCCATTACGGGCTGGACCAGGGCATCGTGGTGATGATGATCGAGAACCACCGCTCGCGCCTGATCTGGGAGCTGATGCGATCCAATCCTCACATCCGCCGTGGCCTGGGGAAGGCCGGCTTCACCGGCGGCTGGCTGTCGCAGCCGGCAGGCCCCGCTTCAGGGGGCCGCGATGGCGCGTGAACGGACAAAGGCCGCCACTTTCCCTGTCGACCGCAACGACGTCGAACTGATCCGGGACGCGCATCCGCCGCACTGGAAGAACCCTACCCCAGACGGCCCCTACAATCTCGTCGTCATCGGCGCCGGGTCGGCCGGACTGACCGCGGCGCGTGACGCCGCAAGCCTTGGCGCGAAGGTTGCGCTGATCGAGCGCAGGTTGATCGGCGGTGCCTGCGTCAATGTCGGCGGCGTCCCGTCGAAGTCGATCATCCGCACGGCCAGGCTCTATGCCGACATGCGCGATGCCGAGAATTTCGGCGGCGACACGCCGGAGCGTCTCCACGTCGACTTCGAGCGGGCCATGATGCGGATGCGGCAGATCCGGCAGCGGCTCAGCCGCGCCGATTCGGCCGCGACCATCGCTTCGGAAGGCATCGACCTCTATTTCGGCGAAGCGCGCTTCGCCGGACCGGATTGCGTGGCGGTCGCGGACAAGGTCCTGCATTTCAAAAAGGCATTGGTTGCGACGGGCGCGCATCCGAGCGGGCCGGCGATCCCGGGACTTGCCGAAGCCGGTTACCTCGACAACGAAAGCATGTTCAACCTCACGGAATGTCCCCAGCGGCTCCTGGTCATCGGTGGCGGGCCGCTTGGCTGCGAGACGGCGCAGGCCTTCTGTCTGCTTGGCGCGAAGGTCATCCTGGCGCAGAGCGATCCGATGTTCCTGCCTGGCGAGGAACGCGACGCCGCGCAGATCCTTTCGGACGCGCTGGCGCGCGAGGGCGTCGAGGTGCGCCTGAACACCGAAGTGGTGGCGGTGCGGACGGAGGGCGGCAAGAAGCTCGCCGACCTGATGCGGGACGGCGACACGACGACGATTTCCGTCGATGAGATCATCACCGGCGTCGGCCGTTCGCCCAATGTCGATGGTCTCGGCCTGGAAGACGCCGGGGTGGCGTATGACGCCAACGGCATCAAGGTGGACGATCATTTGAGAACCACAAATCCGCACATCTACGCGGCGGGCGATGTGTGTCTCGAATACAAGTTCACCCATACCGCCGAGGCCACGGCGCGCATCGTCGTGCGCAATGCCCTGTTTCGCGGGCGCGAAAGGCTCAGTGAACTCGTCGTTCCCTGGTGCACCTATACCGATCCGGAGATCGCCCATGTCGGGCTCTATCCGATCGAGGCGCGGCGGAACGGCATTCCGGTCAAGACCTATACGGTGCTGATGCACGATGTCGCCCGTGCCGTGATGGACGGCGAGGAGGAA includes:
- a CDS encoding glucoamylase family protein, which gives rise to MPEADPAALSDDELLDRYQRAAFGYFLETVNPDNGLVADTSRPNSPASIAVVGFALSCYPIGVERGWMTRAAAAELTLAALRFFSTSPQGGGDDVTGHKGFYYHFLDMRTGLRVWRCELSMVDTALLMAGILVAGAYFSGEDEREAEIRQLAEALYRRVDWRWAQGSTPTLRQGWKPKSGFLHYGWEGYNEATILYVLSMASPDSPTSDDSYKAWTATYQWENIYGHDVLYGGPLFMHQFSHAWIDFAGIRDAFMREKNSDYFENSRRSTYLQRDYARHNPYGFDGYGANLWGLSAGDGPGGFRASVERRRHRFSGYAARGAPFGPDDGTIAPWSYPASLPFAPDICLAAIRHLGDRYPQVIDNFRLPSGFNPTLANRRKFGRNGWVSEGHYGLDQGIVVMMIENHRSRLIWELMRSNPHIRRGLGKAGFTGGWLSQPAGPASGGRDGA
- a CDS encoding mercuric reductase, whose translation is MARERTKAATFPVDRNDVELIRDAHPPHWKNPTPDGPYNLVVIGAGSAGLTAARDAASLGAKVALIERRLIGGACVNVGGVPSKSIIRTARLYADMRDAENFGGDTPERLHVDFERAMMRMRQIRQRLSRADSAATIASEGIDLYFGEARFAGPDCVAVADKVLHFKKALVATGAHPSGPAIPGLAEAGYLDNESMFNLTECPQRLLVIGGGPLGCETAQAFCLLGAKVILAQSDPMFLPGEERDAAQILSDALAREGVEVRLNTEVVAVRTEGGKKLADLMRDGDTTTISVDEIITGVGRSPNVDGLGLEDAGVAYDANGIKVDDHLRTTNPHIYAAGDVCLEYKFTHTAEATARIVVRNALFRGRERLSELVVPWCTYTDPEIAHVGLYPIEARRNGIPVKTYTVLMHDVARAVMDGEEEGFVKIHVREGSDRILGATVVASHAGEMINAVTLAIRSGMGLHALADVIHPFPTQAQGIKMAGDAYRRTRFTSLRRRLAARWLAWSRR